The sequence GCTCTAAATATTACATCTCaatgaaggggggggggggggagcggtAGCATACATGTATGAATGCAGTCTTAACCGGGACACTGTATTTCACAGTATTATCTGTAACAGATGTGTAGTTTTATGGAATagatatgcaatattttttatcaaGTAAGTGTATTGGTTTTGAAATTTACCTAATAttgtttttttctaaaattacttGAGCCATAACTCGAACTTAAGACTTCTTATCTCTAATACTATATTAAGACTCATCATTTTACCTAAAACCCTAAACTAATAAGGAAGATGGATAATTAAATTATACTTCAACTAGTCCTATCGCATGTAGGCTCAACATGTGTCATTACATCAGTGACCTATGATGATCCACTTAAAAAAGCTTAGTGATGTATTAGTCCAATTTTTAAGAACACCGACCTATTTGCACGTAAGGGACAAGTTCAATAGCGCAATTCACTTTTGTCGAATAGATCAAACATATTTCCCTTCTGCAAGCCCTCACAAATTCTGTTAAAGTTTTTttagaagaataaaaaatatcgCATCATGTCTTTCAAAGTTATATAGGGATGACTGATTGAATCCAAGGGCTTGTGGAGCCTGTATGGTGCTATTGCCAACAATGCAGTGGCAGCCACCAGCGACTATTTTGAACCTTTtcttaataaaattttaaaaatatacacTCCCTAAGTGTACTTCCAAATCTAACCTTTTTGGCCATACCATGGGACATGGCATCACACAAGGATTTGACCATAGGTTTTGTCTATGGTTCATGGCGTAGCCAAACAGtttatatttgaaaatatagttggcgagggtttattttaatttttctataaagtttaaaaaataaaaaaattaccagCAGCTAGAACGCGGTTTCttcttaaaaaaaggaaaacaagaaaCTAGAACGCGGTTAGCTCCGGAGCACCGGGCAGTAGGTAGGTATGCCGTCCGCCGGTTGATGCAGGCCGCTGTGACACGACCTTGCTGCCTCCCCTGCCTTGGTCGTTTCAGCGAGTGCGTTGGTAGTCGACTGCGTATCTAGTATCTACTCGGCTGCTCCACTTCCTACGCACGCGACCACACGCTGCCGCTGATGGAGTCGAACACGGCGGCCGCGCACCGGTGTCCAATCTGCGTCGAAAGGGAACCGTGCTTGATTGCGGCGAGAACAGTTCACAGAAGCGCTTGCCATTCCTGCACGGTTGCACCCACTGACTTCTAGCCTCTCGATCGGGTTCCTCTCCTCGGTTTCAAGAAGATCAGTCATAGCTCGGCAGTATGTGTAACGGATTTAACGTGATTTCAATTTGTCTCGGGCGTAAATTTGCATCCAGTGTTGTTTACATTATAATCAAGCAAACTTTCAGGGAATGAATTACTACTACATACAACAACGAATTTATGATTTTCCACTTTACACAACTCAGACGTACACTCCAGTAAAACGCAGATGCCATGAGTCTCACGGTCAATCAAAGAATGAATCAGAACACAACGGGATCTATCGAACAAGCACGACACCTCCAGTAGTATCTCGTGATGAGCTATAGTTGTCATGCGCGCGCCCAATCAGACCGGCGCCCGCGGCCGCTCCTCTCCCTCTGGCGCCGTTCGGAGCGCGTCCGTAGCACGCACAGCTGGGACTCCCACACGTCCCTCTTGAACTCAACGCCCGGCCTCGCCGGCTCCCCGACTGTCCTCAGGTCGGCGTAGTAGCGCACCCGCCGCACCGGGTCGGAGAGCGTCTCGTAGGCGCGCCGCAGCTCCAGGAAGAGCGCCGTGGACTCGGCCCGCCGCAACGGAGGGCACACGTCGGGTAGTGCCGCAGCGCCAGCCGTAGGAAAGCACAACATATGATTAGATCTACTTATACTTAAAATTAGAAATCacaggaaataaagtacgagtaacatgTTTTTTACGTACTGGTCCTGCGTTatggaggttgctgaagatgctgatTGTACTGTGTTGATGGCGCGATTGATCCTGCTAATGACGCGCCGAATTTGTTAACGATGATAGCGGGCAGCGTCCAAATAACTAGGAAGACGAGCTGTGGTGAAAAACTTAAGCAGTCGTGCGAAGCGCTtctcaaaaatcttattcgccctttcccggtgcaagatctcaagagtaAGGGTTTCGGAGATCTGCTCTCCCGTTCACCGGTACACGCCGACGCCGGGATGAAATAGACTACAACGACAGCACAaccgagagagaaagaggtaaaaccctaactcttatatagactcgcGTAATGAGAGCGTTACTAATTTTagggctactctcaattagcagtctatgttgTACGTGTCACCGATAAGATGGAGATCCTTGCATACATATAGGGAGAAAATTCTCCCACCTCTACATCCATTAGcaatatgatactaatagaGGATGGACCTTAACATGAGTCACCTCTCCACAATATGAaattttgagatttattaggaattattacatgggccggccccaataattctaacaatcccctATTAGATCTTAAAGTTCATAGAGAATTGTCAGTTTCCCActgttgtttgatataccagtatTTCTGTGGAGACtattaagttgaacatccatctagaacatcaagctaaattcattcacaacttgaacaatagACTATatcttgaattgcaagttttgtgcaaacaagttttacTTAAAATCATAACTAATACTTAGCTGTGAGTAGGCTACCACGCatgtggagcatataagtcctactccatggtctcttcatgagtttactagagatcacccaaatTTCATAGACTGCGATCAATAGTCAGACTCATATAGCCGTGTTCTTTCAAAAATGCCCTATAGGTCAGAATCTTCGCTACTTAAAGCCAatagaacacattaaggcaatagccaacctaCCTTACAGATCTCTGaaagtattgcatcttcactcgattgggtcaaacaacaaatgtactctcctccagttagaccaatagcttgttattcccaggtcctaattcacggAATCTCCGATCACATAGGCTAGgctaccactatggtataactcgcatgggtctcatacccatctcctttgatacattatctatcacactccatgatagtccctttgtaaagtGATCTGCCTGGTTCTTAgatgtttggatataatccaaggttatcacttcagagtttcttaattttctgaCAGACTTCAATCATCTCTTTACGTGCCTTGAGGACTTGTCATTATTCTTAGAACTATTTACTTCGATAATAACCATCTGATTACCACAATTCATAAGGATAACTGGTACcggtttctcaaccacaggtaAGTCTATCAACAACTCACGTAGCCATTCTATCTCAACAGTGGTTGTGTCTAATacagtgagttctgcttccatagttgacctcaTCAAGATGGTCTGTTTACAAGACCTCTATGACATAGTAGCAtcacctagagtgaatacatatccattTATGGTGTAAATCTTATCATCATCatatatccagtttgaatcactataaccctccagtatCGATGGGTACCCAGAATAGTGAAGatcataactcatagtaccaagcaaacAACGCATGACTCGTCCAAGCGCACGTCAATATTCATcacccgggttagaagtaaagcgACTCAGtttgctcacagcaaatgagatgtcaggccttgtagcaccagctaggtacatgagtgaccCAATAATCTaagagtatctcagttggttCCTgtcacttttcttattctttcgaagtatcaTATTGGGATCATAAGGTATTGAAGAAGGTTTGCTGTCCtggtagccaaagcggctcaagaccttctcaacctaatgagattgtgtaagagtaatctcattttctcctttgattaacttgatgtttaagattacatcagcctcactcagatctttcatatcaaagctttgagataagaaagacttgacctcattaaccacgtcaaggtttgtcccaaatatcaatatatcatcaacatacaagcacaatataactccCTTACCCCCACCATAGCGATAGTACACACATTTATCTGCCTTATTGATCGAAAAGCCTGCAGATGTTAAAGTTTcgtcgaacttctcatgccattgtttaggagcttgtttaaggccatactaggacttcaacaacttacaaaCCATGCCTTTATGACCTTTTACTGCAAACCCATCAGattgttccatataaattttctcgtccaactctccattaaagAAAGATatcttaacgtccatctgatgaacgatgAGACCATATGAGGTAGCCAATGAAAGTAGCACtcggatagtagtcaatctcgcaacaggtgaataagtgtcaaacaagtcttcaccttccttttgggtataacctTTAGCCATAAGtcgagccttgtacttttcaatagtacaATCGAGGATAAGCTTCTTCTTGGACACCTACTTGCAACCCACAGGTTTGCAACCATATGGTCGTTTTGTGACCTCCCAAGTCACATTTGCGAGGATGGAATCTATTTCGCTCCGAACAGCCTCCTTTCAGTAGTTtgcatctggagatgcaaacgcttctgaaatagacttgggAGTATTATCCACAAGGTATACAGTGAAATtatcaccaaaagactttgcaTTCATTtatctcttactcctcctaggagcatcactgtcatcctcctcaggatcttgctcatgtATTTGTTCAATAAACTTAAGAGGTGGAGTAGGTTCAGAaattatctcagaagatagtctagacatgctatataaatctttcataggaaatatgtgctaaaaaaacgttgcatcacgagactccgtcattgtatcgacatgcacgtcaggtacctcagatttaaccactaaaaatcTATACGTAATGCTCtgatgagcatatcccagaaagacacgATCTACTATTTTAGGTCCgagcttgcgctttttagttattggtacattgactttcgccaagcatccccaagtgtgcaaataagaaagtgatggctttctccctttccattcttcaaatagggttttctccttatccttgagaAAAACTCTATTCAGGATATGAAATGAAGACAACAGGACCTCcccccaccatgccttagataatcctgCAGTGTCTCATATGACATTAACCATGTCAGTCAATGTGCGGTTCTTACTTTCGGCAACCCCGTTTGATTAGGATGAACAGGGAGGtgtcctctcatgaataatcccatgtttctcacagaataagtcgaaatcactagagaaatactctccacaATGATCTAatctaattcttttgatccttctctctagttgattctcaacttctgccttatagattttaaagtgatctagagtctcatcttttgttttcaacaaataaacatagcaatatctagtcgTGTAATCAATtgaagtcatgaaatatctttttctacctttcgtcaacacaccattcatttcacatagATCTGAATGAATGAGTTCTAGAGGtaccaaatttctctcctcggcTATCTTGTGGGGCTTacgaggttgttttgattgcacacaattatggcacttagaacctttgaccatggaaaaatttggaattaaactcatgctgaaaagtcgagtcatagaaccaaaattcaaatgacataaccgtgaatgccaaacactagcatcatcattaacattgccacaaatatagttcacagacttattgctgaaatcagaaagggaaaaacGGAACATGGCTccacactcatagcctttaccaataaattatccatgctttgacactactactttattaGACTCTAACACCACCTTAAACTCGTCTCTATAAAGAAGGAaaccgctaactagattcttgtttattgtaGGGACATGCTGCACCTTCCTCAGCTGCACGATCTTTCTCAAAGTAAACTTTAGATCTGCCATGCCAACACCACAAATAGAAGCATGTGACACATTCCCTATTATGACGGAAGAATCATAGACtacctgataagaagagaacattgagatatcagCATACACATGAACATTGGCtcctgtatcaatccaccaattagtagactgaaatactgaaaatattgaaggtaaattttcataccctGCAGCTCCATTTCTAGCTTCgccaatggtcaccacattagcagtctttgagttctgcttttgtggagcctttcttcccttgcggtctGGACAATCCTTGGCGAAATATCCAATCTCACCGCATAAAAAGCAAGGCAGTTttgttgtgttcatcttcttcttcttaaagGTGGTAGTTTTATTTGacttattatctttccctttgtttttgttgtggaagggcttttgcaccatattggcACTATTCTTTCCCTTGCCTCCTTTCAGACTCACATCCTTAgcccgagctttctcctcaatatCAAGATACGTGATTAAACTCTCAATAGTAATCTCTTttctcttgtgctttagaacagtggcaaagtttctccacgaaggaggtaacttggcaacAATGCCTCCAGCCACAAACTTATTGGGTatattgatcttgaggagttcgagttccttcacgatgcactgaaccgcatgagcctgctcgactaTAGAGCGATTTTTAATCATCTTGTAGTGATGATACTGCTCTATGATATACAGTTCACATTCTACATCTGATGTACCaaatttagcattcagtgtatcccacagctccttcgcgttttgtatgtgcatgtacacatcacaaagaaGGTCACCAAAAACGCTAATAATGCATCCTATAAAGAATGTATTAGCATCTGTGAACGACTTTTCCTGCTCAGTAGTAAGAATTCCTTCTGGCTTGCCATTAGCCATCCAATAGACATTCATAGCCGTCAGCCACAGAGTAACCTTGATTtgtcatctcttaaagtgcacaccaaaAAACTTGTCTAGCCTCAGTGCATCAACAAATATATCCATTAATAAAtctaagtgcctacaataaggtttttggattatTGGAAAATAAGACacatttaggtttaatttaatccattaATAATTCATGagtaaactgatatgatcatatcatcatagcataatctagacatgtgtatGAAAGCACAATATATGATTAGATCTACTATACTTAAAATTAGGAATCACagaaaataaagtacgagtaacatggTTTTTACGTACTGGTCCTGCGTTATAGAAGTTGCTGAAGATGCTAGTTGCACTGTGTTGATTGCACGATTgatcctgatgatgatgcgccgaatttgttgacgatgacagcgggtAGCGCCCAAGCGGCTAAGACGAGttgtggtgaagaacttgagtagTCACGCGGAACgtttcccaaaaaccttattagCCCTCTCTCGGTGCAATATCTTAAGAGCGAGGGTtttggagacctgctctcccgttcgCCGGTGCACGCTGACGCCGGGATGGAATAATAGACTACAACGGCAGCATAaccgagagagaaagaggcaaaccCTAACttttatatagactcacgtaataAAAGCGTTTCCAATTTAGGGCTACTCTTAATTAGCCCAATAAGGTAGgagtccttgcatatatataggaagaAAACCTTTACCTCTATCTCTATTAGcaatatgatactaatagaTGGTGAGTCTTAATGTGGATCATCTCTCCATAATATGTGGCTTTaagatttattagaaattattacataggCTGGCTCCAATAATTAGTCCCTCTTCTCCGCCGAGGAGAGGCCAGCCCTCCCCGACGCTGCCATAACCTTGCAGCGGCTCCTCCGGGCAAACACGGCAGCGTTGTTGATCCTACCCGCGCACCTTGTCATGGGGACGGTGCTGCTGCTCATGGCAGGCTAGCTAGCCGAACAAACCAAGTCAAGTCTTTGCAGGTGATTGAGAGCGAGCAAGTGCGGTGGCGATGGTGATACGCACGTCTATATATAGCCGGTGTGGCAGGAAACCCGATCACGGACGAGACAAACGAGGCGGGCGGGGCCGGTGGCACGCGGTTCGCGTGGGTGGCTGCCAACGTCGCCGTCCTTGCGGAGCTGTGGCGGGGCGGACCGGTGAAATGGAGTTTTGCTAATGGATCgtcgtacgtacgtacgtgctGGGATGAAGACGGCAAAGACGCACGCATCGGTTTTGGggtacaaataaaaaaaattgtagcgAAGAACAACAAAGGAGAGCCATTTTGGTAGCTACAAATTGAGCAGCAGGAGCGCGCATGCGGAGGGTGGCAGCTTGTATCGGCATGTACGGAGGATCCGTTGGATGCAGCAGAGTTGCAGGCGATGGCTGTTAGCGCAAACTATAATGCTTTAGGATCTTTTAGGACAATTTGATTCAACCAAATACAGTAACTGTAATTTGTGTACCTCTTTTCGTCGCCGCTTGATCCATACTTACAACTTACAAGTGTAGAGGTACTCTTTTCTCCATGTATATAGGTCATCTTCGAGAGcgttttctcttctctcttccttcATTCTTTTAGTATTCCCTTGGATGACAAGAGAATAAACTTTTATGTGTGTATTCTCTGATGGCATATTCGCTTCCACATTTCTTTTTGCCAATCCCATCCCATATCTTTGATGGAGGGAGAACACAAGCACCTATACAAGCTCTATGTCAATTTCTCTACTTGTTCTTCGGTAGGGAGAGATCAATACCAATGGCTACCTTGTATCTGCCATGCCATTGCACTCATACTCGCCATACCCTATTGAAATGAGAGCCAACCCATATATCTAGCAGATAGCTATTGAAATGTTGTAACGCTGCAGCATTCTTCTTGAGAGAATGGTGAACTGTTACCCCCACCCCTCTAGCGAATCCGACAACAAAAATAGTGATGCCACCTCCACCCCACCAGAAATCTCACACATAATTCATCAGCCCACTCCACCCAAGGCCAGATCCACATTCCATCCAACACTAAAACCCCATTTCCTCGTCACAACCTTCCCCTATGGGGATctcgaagaagaagagggagagttCGGGCTCCCCAATCGGCTCCTCCAGCGACTGCGTTTCAGGCCACATAGCCTGGAAATCCCTTAGATCTGAAAGCCGGTGGAGGTCATCTGATGGCCAACAGGAGCTGCCCTATCCTAGTGGAAGACGGGATTAGGGAAGACCTCCGACAGAATGGTCTTAGCCCAATCCTCACCCATCGAGCTCGGAGAGAGGGCGCAGACCAACAACATTAGGTGCACCGTGAGACCTCAGGAATCAGCTCAAGATCCCCTACGGTAGAACCACCCCCATGAGGGCGGGGCTCATTGGTGGCAACGCGATGCCAGGTACTATTCATTGAACCTCACTCCTCAAATCTGATAACCCACCACGAGCAGATTATTAGGTCGGCCTTCCTGAGT is a genomic window of Phragmites australis chromosome 17, lpPhrAust1.1, whole genome shotgun sequence containing:
- the LOC133896928 gene encoding chaperone protein dnaJ 20, chloroplastic-like, which gives rise to MLCFPTAGAAALPDVCPPLRRAESTALFLELRRAYETLSDPVRRVRYYADLRTVGEPARPGVEFKRDVWESQLCVLRTRSERRQRERSGRGRRSDWARA